A window of Campylobacter concisus contains these coding sequences:
- a CDS encoding HlyD family type I secretion periplasmic adaptor subunit, producing MQEDIKNKQNENPKNEKRLISENNIKEQEEASNKILNSVDDIKSNLQTKNYDAYDLKFMSSLSEAVLAKAPSTSKKILYTVAITMFWLLVWASWAQIDEITRGSGKIIPSGKNQAIQNLEGGIVDQIFVKEGDEVKKDQILIRLDNKNFTSSYGESKLRLDELQAKFMRLDAEANDKDFDYDEARDANNSKAIRYELSLHNSNIDHLNEQIGILTEQIHQRQSELVELKNKISQTQNSYNLVLKEKAIMEPIFKKGLVSEVEYIQLQRRVNDLRGELDAAVLAVPRVESTIKEAKNKIEEAKLAFKNNAKKELNEVSAEIARINESQISLSDRVERTYVRSPVNGIVSKMMVHTVSGVIKPGENIAEIVPLEDKLVAEVKVKPADVAFLRPGLDTMVKFTAYDFSIYGGLKGKVTQISADTETNEKTGESYYLVRIETEKNYLGSEEKPLRIKVGMIVSADIITGKKTILDYLLKPILKAKQNALTER from the coding sequence ATGCAAGAAGATATCAAGAATAAACAAAATGAAAATCCAAAAAACGAAAAAAGATTAATTTCTGAAAATAACATAAAAGAACAAGAGGAAGCTAGTAATAAAATTTTAAATAGCGTAGATGATATAAAGTCTAATCTTCAAACAAAAAATTATGATGCTTATGATTTGAAATTTATGTCAAGTCTTTCTGAGGCTGTTTTGGCTAAAGCCCCATCAACATCTAAAAAGATACTCTATACGGTTGCCATAACTATGTTTTGGCTTCTTGTTTGGGCCTCTTGGGCACAAATAGATGAGATCACAAGAGGTAGTGGCAAAATCATCCCATCTGGAAAAAACCAAGCGATACAAAATCTCGAAGGTGGTATAGTTGATCAAATTTTTGTAAAAGAGGGTGATGAAGTCAAGAAAGATCAAATTCTAATAAGGCTAGATAATAAAAATTTTACGAGTAGTTATGGTGAATCAAAACTAAGACTTGATGAACTTCAAGCAAAATTTATGAGGCTTGATGCTGAGGCAAATGATAAGGATTTTGACTACGATGAAGCTAGAGATGCGAACAATAGCAAAGCCATAAGATATGAACTAAGTCTGCATAATTCAAATATTGATCACTTAAATGAACAGATAGGAATTTTAACAGAGCAAATTCATCAACGCCAGAGTGAATTAGTCGAACTAAAAAATAAAATTTCTCAAACTCAAAATAGCTATAATCTTGTTCTAAAAGAAAAGGCCATTATGGAGCCAATCTTTAAAAAAGGTCTTGTTAGTGAGGTTGAATACATCCAACTTCAAAGACGTGTAAATGATCTAAGAGGCGAGCTCGATGCTGCCGTTCTTGCCGTACCAAGAGTTGAATCAACTATAAAAGAAGCGAAAAATAAGATCGAAGAAGCAAAACTTGCTTTTAAAAACAATGCAAAAAAAGAGCTAAATGAAGTTTCAGCAGAGATCGCAAGGATAAATGAATCACAAATCAGTCTAAGCGATAGAGTAGAAAGAACATATGTAAGATCTCCAGTAAATGGTATTGTCAGCAAAATGATGGTTCATACAGTATCAGGAGTTATCAAGCCTGGTGAAAATATTGCCGAGATCGTTCCTCTTGAGGATAAATTGGTTGCTGAAGTAAAAGTAAAGCCAGCTGATGTTGCATTTTTGAGGCCTGGGCTTGATACGATGGTTAAATTTACGGCCTATGATTTTAGTATTTACGGTGGTTTAAAAGGCAAAGTAACGCAGATTAGTGCTGATACAGAGACTAATGAAAAAACTGGCGAGAGCTATTATTTGGTCAGGATAGAAACTGAGAAAAATTATCTTGGTAGCGAAGAAAAGCCACTTAGGATAAAAGTTGGTATGATAGTCTCAGCTGATATCATTACCGGCAAAAAGACAATACTTGATTATTTATTAAAGCCTATTTTAAAGGCAAAACAAAATGCCTTAACGGAGAGGTAA
- a CDS encoding DUF5416 family protein, translating into MGKIAFYDKKFGEYDIEKFQNLQNFYLVKDDHCCDIVNDEIERFKFSDCEIDFLRLVDVASRHKKLFENLKIYDDIVRSIKILIKGYDQSLDKFDFDPGILNLNTPYKYAISQDFFEMTIFLEEKSSVVTKFFSSIDYKIYKNGESRHIEFFINSKKIYERII; encoded by the coding sequence ATGGGCAAGATCGCTTTTTATGATAAGAAATTTGGTGAATACGATATTGAAAAATTTCAAAATTTACAAAATTTCTATCTCGTAAAAGATGATCATTGTTGCGATATAGTTAATGATGAAATTGAACGATTTAAATTTAGTGATTGTGAAATAGATTTTTTACGATTAGTAGATGTTGCTAGTAGACATAAAAAACTATTTGAAAATCTAAAAATTTACGATGATATAGTAAGAAGCATTAAAATTTTAATAAAAGGCTATGACCAGAGTTTGGATAAATTTGACTTTGATCCCGGAATTTTAAATTTAAATACTCCTTATAAATATGCTATATCACAAGATTTTTTTGAAATGACTATTTTTTTAGAAGAAAAATCCTCAGTGGTTACTAAATTTTTCTCATCAATAGATTACAAGATATACAAAAATGGCGAAAGTCGTCATATAGAATTCTTTATAAATAGTAAAAAAATTTATGAAAGAATCATATAA